A single genomic interval of Antechinus flavipes isolate AdamAnt ecotype Samford, QLD, Australia chromosome 1, AdamAnt_v2, whole genome shotgun sequence harbors:
- the KCTD10 gene encoding BTB/POZ domain-containing adapter for CUL3-mediated RhoA degradation protein 3 isoform X2 — protein sequence MEEMSGESVVSSAVPAAATRTTSFKGTSPSSKYVKLNVGGALYYTTMQTLTKQDTMLKAMFSGRMEVLTDSEGWILIDRCGKHFGTILNYLRDGAVPLPESRREVEELLAEAKYYLVQGLVDECLAALQNKDSYEPFCKVPVITSSKEEQKLIATSNKPAVKLLYNRSNNKYSYTSNSDDNMLKNIELFDKLSLRFNGRVLFIKDVIGDEICCWSFYGQGRKIAEVCCTSIVYATEKKQTKVEFPEARIYEETLNILLYEAQDGRGPDNALLEATGGAAGRSHHLDEDEERERIERVRRIHIKRPDDRAHLHQ from the exons ATG GAAGAGATGTCGGGAGAAAGCGTGGTGAGCTCAGCAGTGCCAGCGGCGGCCACCCGGACCACGTCCTTCAAGGGGACCAGCCCCAGCTCCAAGTACGTGAAGCTCAACGTGGGGGGGGCCCTCTACTACACCACCATGCAGACCCTCACCAAGCAGGACACCATGCTCAAGGCCATGTTCAGCGGGCGCATGGAGGTGCTCACCGACAGCGAAG GTTGGATCCTCATCGACCGCTGCGGGAAGCACTTTGGCACGATCCTCAACTACCTCCGGGACGGGGCCGTCCCGCTGCCCGAGAGCCGCCGGGAGGTGGAGGAGCTGCTGGCCGAGGCCAAGTACTACCTGGTCCAGGGCCTGGTGGACGAGTGCCTGGCGGCCTTGCAG AACAAAGACTCGTATGAACCTTTCTGCAAGGTCCCTGTGATCACCTCCTCCAAGGAAGAGCAGAAGCTGATCGCCACGTCCAACAAG CCGGCCGTGAAGCTGCTCTACAACAGAAGCAACAACAAGTACTCCTACACCAG CAATTCTGATGACAACATGTTGAAAAACATCGAGCTGTTTGACAAGCTGTCGCTGCGCTTCAACGGGAGGGTCCTGTTCATCAAGGACGTCATCGGCGACGAGATCTGCTGCTGGTCCTTCTACGGGCAGGGCCGGAAGATCGCGGAAGTCTGCTGCACCTCCATCGTCTACGCCACCGAGAAGAAGCAGACCAAG GTGGAGTTCCCGGAGGCCCGCATTTATGAGGAGACCCTGAATATTTTGCTGTATGAGGCTCAGGATGGCCGCGGCCCCGACAACGCCCTCTTGGAGGCCACGGGGGGCGCTGCCGGCCGCTCGCACCACCTGGACGAGGACGAGGAGCGTGAGAGGATTGAGCGGGTGCGCCGGATCCACATCAAGCGCCCCGATGACCGGGCCCACCTGCACCAGTGA
- the KCTD10 gene encoding BTB/POZ domain-containing adapter for CUL3-mediated RhoA degradation protein 3 isoform X3, with the protein MSGESVVSSAVPAAATRTTSFKGTSPSSKYVKLNVGGALYYTTMQTLTKQDTMLKAMFSGRMEVLTDSEGWILIDRCGKHFGTILNYLRDGAVPLPESRREVEELLAEAKYYLVQGLVDECLAALQNKDSYEPFCKVPVITSSKEEQKLIATSNKPAVKLLYNRSNNKYSYTSNSDDNMLKNIELFDKLSLRFNGRVLFIKDVIGDEICCWSFYGQGRKIAEVCCTSIVYATEKKQTKVEFPEARIYEETLNILLYEAQDGRGPDNALLEATGGAAGRSHHLDEDEERERIERVRRIHIKRPDDRAHLHQ; encoded by the exons ATGTCGGGAGAAAGCGTGGTGAGCTCAGCAGTGCCAGCGGCGGCCACCCGGACCACGTCCTTCAAGGGGACCAGCCCCAGCTCCAAGTACGTGAAGCTCAACGTGGGGGGGGCCCTCTACTACACCACCATGCAGACCCTCACCAAGCAGGACACCATGCTCAAGGCCATGTTCAGCGGGCGCATGGAGGTGCTCACCGACAGCGAAG GTTGGATCCTCATCGACCGCTGCGGGAAGCACTTTGGCACGATCCTCAACTACCTCCGGGACGGGGCCGTCCCGCTGCCCGAGAGCCGCCGGGAGGTGGAGGAGCTGCTGGCCGAGGCCAAGTACTACCTGGTCCAGGGCCTGGTGGACGAGTGCCTGGCGGCCTTGCAG AACAAAGACTCGTATGAACCTTTCTGCAAGGTCCCTGTGATCACCTCCTCCAAGGAAGAGCAGAAGCTGATCGCCACGTCCAACAAG CCGGCCGTGAAGCTGCTCTACAACAGAAGCAACAACAAGTACTCCTACACCAG CAATTCTGATGACAACATGTTGAAAAACATCGAGCTGTTTGACAAGCTGTCGCTGCGCTTCAACGGGAGGGTCCTGTTCATCAAGGACGTCATCGGCGACGAGATCTGCTGCTGGTCCTTCTACGGGCAGGGCCGGAAGATCGCGGAAGTCTGCTGCACCTCCATCGTCTACGCCACCGAGAAGAAGCAGACCAAG GTGGAGTTCCCGGAGGCCCGCATTTATGAGGAGACCCTGAATATTTTGCTGTATGAGGCTCAGGATGGCCGCGGCCCCGACAACGCCCTCTTGGAGGCCACGGGGGGCGCTGCCGGCCGCTCGCACCACCTGGACGAGGACGAGGAGCGTGAGAGGATTGAGCGGGTGCGCCGGATCCACATCAAGCGCCCCGATGACCGGGCCCACCTGCACCAGTGA
- the KCTD10 gene encoding BTB/POZ domain-containing adapter for CUL3-mediated RhoA degradation protein 3 isoform X1, which yields MPQTQGLGTALPAPDGSGPSPRHLPGVLSGHLWSRAAPELWAPASPRQGASLAERSRAVSPRGWARTARFQDFPPGWILIDRCGKHFGTILNYLRDGAVPLPESRREVEELLAEAKYYLVQGLVDECLAALQNKDSYEPFCKVPVITSSKEEQKLIATSNKPAVKLLYNRSNNKYSYTSNSDDNMLKNIELFDKLSLRFNGRVLFIKDVIGDEICCWSFYGQGRKIAEVCCTSIVYATEKKQTKVEFPEARIYEETLNILLYEAQDGRGPDNALLEATGGAAGRSHHLDEDEERERIERVRRIHIKRPDDRAHLHQ from the exons ATGCCCCAGACCCAGGGTTTGGGAACGGCCCTCCCGGCACCGGACGGCTCTGGTCCCTCCCCCCGGCATCTGCCCGGGGTCCTCTCTGGGCATTTGTGGAGCCGCGCGGCTCCGGAGCTTTGGGCACCTGCCTCCCCCCGTCAGGGGGCCTCGCTTGCTGAAAGGAGTCGGGCAGTCAGCCCCCGGGGGTGGGCACGGACGGCCCGTTTCCAGGACTTTCCCCCAG GTTGGATCCTCATCGACCGCTGCGGGAAGCACTTTGGCACGATCCTCAACTACCTCCGGGACGGGGCCGTCCCGCTGCCCGAGAGCCGCCGGGAGGTGGAGGAGCTGCTGGCCGAGGCCAAGTACTACCTGGTCCAGGGCCTGGTGGACGAGTGCCTGGCGGCCTTGCAG AACAAAGACTCGTATGAACCTTTCTGCAAGGTCCCTGTGATCACCTCCTCCAAGGAAGAGCAGAAGCTGATCGCCACGTCCAACAAG CCGGCCGTGAAGCTGCTCTACAACAGAAGCAACAACAAGTACTCCTACACCAG CAATTCTGATGACAACATGTTGAAAAACATCGAGCTGTTTGACAAGCTGTCGCTGCGCTTCAACGGGAGGGTCCTGTTCATCAAGGACGTCATCGGCGACGAGATCTGCTGCTGGTCCTTCTACGGGCAGGGCCGGAAGATCGCGGAAGTCTGCTGCACCTCCATCGTCTACGCCACCGAGAAGAAGCAGACCAAG GTGGAGTTCCCGGAGGCCCGCATTTATGAGGAGACCCTGAATATTTTGCTGTATGAGGCTCAGGATGGCCGCGGCCCCGACAACGCCCTCTTGGAGGCCACGGGGGGCGCTGCCGGCCGCTCGCACCACCTGGACGAGGACGAGGAGCGTGAGAGGATTGAGCGGGTGCGCCGGATCCACATCAAGCGCCCCGATGACCGGGCCCACCTGCACCAGTGA